The Streptomyces sp. TLI_105 DNA segment GACCTCGCCGAGGGAGCGGGGGTCGTCGGAGTCGCGGCCCATGAGGGTCGGCATGTCGAAGGCGACGGAGAGGCCGCCGCCGCCCGCGGCCAGGATCATCTTGTACCGCTCGTTGGTCTGCTCGGCGTTGCCGAAGCCGGCGAACTGGCGGATGGTCCAGGTCCGGCCCCGGTAACCGGTCGGGTGCAGACCGCGGGTGAAGGGGTACTCGCCGGGCCAGCCGATGCGCTCGAACCCCTCGTAGGTGTCGCCGGGCCGGGGTCCGTAGACCGGCTCGACGGCGTCGCCGGAGAGCGTCGTGAAGTCCGCGTCACGCTTGCGGGCCTTGTCGTAGCGGGCCTGCCAGCGGCGGCGGCCCTCCTCGATGGCGTCAGCGTCCATGCCTCGAATTTACTAGGACGTCCTAGTAAATGTCGACGGCACGCCCCCGCACGTGTGTACGGGGGGTGGGGGTCAGGCCTTGACCGGCTGCGCCTGCGCGCCGCTGACCAGCGGAAGCGTCTCGGCGACGACCTTGCGCTCGACGAAGAAGGCGGCGGTCGGGATGGTGCCGGAGACCAGCACCCACAGCAGCTTGCCGAACGGCCACTTCGCCTTGGAGCCCAGGTCGAAGGCGAAGATCAGGTAGATGATGTAGAGGACACCGTGGAGCTGGGAGACCGCGAAGGTCAGGTCCTCGCCGACGCCGAAGCCGTACTTGGCGACCATGCACGCACAGAGGATCAGGAGCATGACCGCGGTGACGTAGGCCATGACGCGGTAGCGGGTCAGCACGCTGGATTTCATGCCGTCGAGCGTAACGGCACGTTCCGGGCGATCTTCGCGGGGGTCGGAGTGCGGTCGGCCCTCCGGTCAGCCCTCGTCGAAGTCGTGCGCCGCGACCCGCAGCGGGCGCAGCATCGCGAAGATCTCCGCGCACTCCTCGGCGTCGTACGCGCCGAGGCCGAACTCCATCTCCATCAGGTCGCGGGTCGCGGCCTCGACCACCTCGCGGCCCTTCTCCGTGATGGAGGCGAGGGTGCCGCGGCCGTCGTTGGGGTTGGGCCGCTTGGCGACGAGCCCCGACTTCACCAGCCGGTCCACCGTGTTCGTCACCGAGGTCGGGTGGACCATCAGCCGCTCGCCGATCTTGGACATCGGCAGCTCGCCCGCCTTGGAGAAGGTGAGCAGGACCAGGGCCTCGTACCGCGCGAAGGTCAGCCCGTACGGCTTGACGACCGCGTCGACCTCCGCGAGGAGGATCTGGTGGGCGCGCATGATCGAGGTGATCGCGGCCATCGAGGGGACCGGGCCCCAGCGCTTCTGCCAGAGTTCGTCGGCTCGGGCGATGGGGTCGAAGGGGAGACTGAGCGGCTTCGGCACGCGTCGACCTTACCGACTGGTCACATGCCGGTCAGCCCCGTCTCGCCCTTCGGTCGCCCGCAGCTCGACGGCGGCGGCGAGGAGACAGACCGTGCCGAGGACGCCCGTGCCCGCGACGACCGTGTGCACGGGGGCGAACTCGGCCGCGATCCCGGCCCCGGCCATGCCGACGCCCTGCACGGTCATCATGCCCGCGGTCATCAGGGTCATGGCCCTCCCCCGCTGCTCCTCGGGGACGGCGGCGACGAACCAGGCGTCGAGACCGAGGGTGTACGCGCCGGTGGCGCCGGCCAGGAACAGGGCGACGGCCGCGAGGACGACGCCCGGCTCGGGGGCGTACAGCAGGTACGGCAGGACGCCGGTGACGGCGAGCGGCAGCACGATCCGGGAGCGGGTCCCGGCGGAGAGGAACGATCCGGCGAAGAGCTCGCCCGCGATGGTGCCGACGGGCAGCGCGCACATGAGGAGGCCGAGGGCGGCGGTGGAGACGCCGATCTCGTCGGCGTAGGGGGCGGCGAGCGCCTCGGGGACGACGGCGAAGAGCGGCGGCACCCAGAACATCAGCATCAGGGCGCGCACGCGCCGGTTCCGCAGCACCGCCCAGGTGCCGGCGAGCCCGCCCGTGGACGCGGCCGCCCGGGCGGGGCGGCGGGCGGTGCCGAGGCGCAGGAGCAGCGCGGAGACGAGGAACGTGGCGGCGGTGACGACGAGGGCGCCGCGCGGCGGGACGAGGGTGAGGAGGACGCCGCCGGCGGCGAAGCCGGCGAGCAGCGCGCTCTGCGACACGATCCGCAGCAGCGAGCGCCCGAGCACGAACAGCTCGCCCTCGCCGAGGATGTCGGCGAGGGTCGCCATGCGGGTGCCGTTGAAGACGGGCGAGACGACGGCGATGGCGCAGCGCAGCACGAGCAGGACGGCGACGGGGGTGGCGGGCACGACCATGAGCGCGACGCAGCCGGCGCAGACGAGGTCGCAGACGACGAGGATCCGCCGGGGCGGAAGCCGGTCGGTGAGCCCGGCGAGGAGGGTCCCGCCGAGGAGGTAGGGCAGGAACCCGAGCGCGAAGGTGAGCGAGGAAAGCAGCGGCGACCGCGTCAGGTCGTAGACGAGCACGGTGAGCGCGAGCTCACTGACGACGACCCCGAGCAACGAGAACAGATGCGCCACGAACACGAACCGGAACTCGGGGACGGCGAAGACGGCGAGGTATCCGGGGCCGCCGGCCGGAACCTCGGGCCCGACGGCCGGGGCCGGGACGGGCACGGCAGCGCCGGGGTCGACGGCCCGCACGGGCGCAAACCCGGCCGCAGGACCGACGGCCCGGGCCGGGACGGGCGCGGTACCGGGCCCGGCGGTCCCGGCAGGGACAGCGCCGGGGGCGACAGCCCGCGCGGGCTCGACCGCAGGACCGACGGCTCGGCCGGGCCCGGCGGCGCCCGGCGCGGTGGTCCTCGCGGAGGCCGGTGTGGCCTCGGGGGGCGGTGTCCCGGGCGTGTGGGTGGGCCCCGGGGGGAGGTGGGCGGGGGTGGTCGTGGGCGCCGGGAGGGGCGTCCGGGGGGTGTTCTCGGGCATGGGCGCAGCGTGCCCGGGGCCGGGGCGCGGACCTAGACTTTCGGCTCCAGGCGAATGTTCAGCCGCACCCCGGAGGGCCCCGTGCCGTACCACCTGCGTTTCGGCGAGGCCGACCCCTTGCGGATCCGGTTCGCGATCTCGCCGCTGTGGGAGACGCACTCCGCGGTGCGGGTGCTCGCGCGGCCCGCGAAGCAGGGCTACCACCTGCCGTGGATGCGGCGGATCGCGGGCGCCGCGCGGGAGCTCGACCTCGGGCCGCTGCACCTGCTGATGCCGCTGCGCGGGCACAGCCCGGACTTCCTGTACCCCCCGCCGCTGGGCCCCGCCGCCGCCTTCGAGGACGAGATCGCGGCCGTACGGGGGACGGATCCGGCGCTGGCCCTGGACGACTTCGAGCGGGCGCTCGCGGAGACGCCGGGGGCGGCGGACACGGCGGAGGGGCGGCGGCTGCTCGCCGATCCCGCCGGGGCGGTGGGCCGGCTCGCCGATCTGCTCCGGGCCGCCTGGGAGGCCCTGCTCGCGCCCGAGTGGCCCCGGCTGCGCGCGCTTCTGGAGGCGGACGTGGCGTACCACTCGCGGCGGCTCGCGGAGGGCGGCCTCGAACGGCTGCTGAGCGAGCTGCACCCGGCCTTCGACTGGGCCGCGGAGACGGCCACGCTGCGGGTGGCCTATCCGGGGGAGCACGACCGGCCGCTGGACGGGCAGGGGCTCGTGCTGATGCCGTCGGTGTTCACCTGGCCGGACGTGGTGAGCGGTTTCGATCCGCCGTGGCAGCCGACGGTGGTCTATCCGGCGCG contains these protein-coding regions:
- a CDS encoding DUF3817 domain-containing protein, which encodes MKSSVLTRYRVMAYVTAVMLLILCACMVAKYGFGVGEDLTFAVSQLHGVLYIIYLIFAFDLGSKAKWPFGKLLWVLVSGTIPTAAFFVERKVVAETLPLVSGAQAQPVKA
- a CDS encoding DUF5937 family protein encodes the protein MPYHLRFGEADPLRIRFAISPLWETHSAVRVLARPAKQGYHLPWMRRIAGAARELDLGPLHLLMPLRGHSPDFLYPPPLGPAAAFEDEIAAVRGTDPALALDDFERALAETPGAADTAEGRRLLADPAGAVGRLADLLRAAWEALLAPEWPRLRALLEADVAYHSRRLAEGGLERLLSELHPAFDWAAETATLRVAYPGEHDRPLDGQGLVLMPSVFTWPDVVSGFDPPWQPTVVYPARGIGGLWSEPRDRTPEALARLLGPVRADVLCALAEPMGTTALAHLLGRAPSSVSSHLAVLRDAGLLTSRRYGHQVLYERTPLGMALSQPEAD
- a CDS encoding MFS transporter: MRAVDPGAAVPVPAPAVGPEVPAGGPGYLAVFAVPEFRFVFVAHLFSLLGVVVSELALTVLVYDLTRSPLLSSLTFALGFLPYLLGGTLLAGLTDRLPPRRILVVCDLVCAGCVALMVVPATPVAVLLVLRCAIAVVSPVFNGTRMATLADILGEGELFVLGRSLLRIVSQSALLAGFAAGGVLLTLVPPRGALVVTAATFLVSALLLRLGTARRPARAAASTGGLAGTWAVLRNRRVRALMLMFWVPPLFAVVPEALAAPYADEIGVSTAALGLLMCALPVGTIAGELFAGSFLSAGTRSRIVLPLAVTGVLPYLLYAPEPGVVLAAVALFLAGATGAYTLGLDAWFVAAVPEEQRGRAMTLMTAGMMTVQGVGMAGAGIAAEFAPVHTVVAGTGVLGTVCLLAAAVELRATEGRDGADRHVTSR
- a CDS encoding MarR family winged helix-turn-helix transcriptional regulator gives rise to the protein MPKPLSLPFDPIARADELWQKRWGPVPSMAAITSIMRAHQILLAEVDAVVKPYGLTFARYEALVLLTFSKAGELPMSKIGERLMVHPTSVTNTVDRLVKSGLVAKRPNPNDGRGTLASITEKGREVVEAATRDLMEMEFGLGAYDAEECAEIFAMLRPLRVAAHDFDEG